A part of Gossypium hirsutum isolate 1008001.06 chromosome A07, Gossypium_hirsutum_v2.1, whole genome shotgun sequence genomic DNA contains:
- the LOC107929905 gene encoding MLP-like protein 28 encodes MAQLKKMDCEIVIKTPADKFYNTFRTKSHLIPKMSNGLMIDGKLLQGDWNTVGCVRLWSYVSEGKSEMVKEILENVDDENKTMVFKVVEGQILNYYKSWRSIFNITPMGEGSLVKWTMEFEKQNENIPDPDKYISYMMCLTKNIDAYLLNA; translated from the exons ATGGCTCAACTTAAGAAGATGGATTGCGAAATAGTGATCAAGACACCAGCTGATAAGTTCTACAATACCTTCAGGACCAAATCCCATTTGATACCAAAGATGTCCAACGGATTAATGATAGATGGCAAACTTCTTCAAGGTGATTGGAATACTGTCGGCTGTGTCAGGCTTTGGTCTTATGTTTCCGAAG GTAAGTCTGAGATGGTTAAAGAGATACTTGAGAACGTTGACGACGAAAACAAGACAATGGTTTTCAAAGTGGTGGAGGGTCAAATCTTGAACTATTATAAGAGTTGGAGGAGCATCTTTAACATCACGCCCATGGGTGAGGGGAGCTTGGTGAAATGGACTATGGAATTCGAAAAGCAAAACGAGAACATCCCTGATCCGGACAAGTACATCAGCTACATGATGTGCTTGACCAAGAATATCGATGCTTATCTTCTTAATGCCTAA
- the LOC107929872 gene encoding transcription factor MYB36 isoform X2 yields MGRAPCCDKANVKRGPWSPEEDATLKNYVQSHGTGGNWIALPLKAGLKRCGKSCRLRWLNYLRPDIKHGGFTEEEDNIICSLYSQMGSRWSLIASQLPGRTDNDVKNYWNTKLKKKLLAGKSSFNVDNNGGLLNANNNNIPTQPLPYNLDYSTTSLPIFSDVSYGFSVSNSSTSQNMGLDPVMQFSTPDTITNLSQSGPNLDNSHNNIVVVSSSQEGSALSDSTGPSFEFSHGDLKTSQGLNQSVATNPY; encoded by the exons ATGGGGAGAGCTCCATGCTGTGACAAAGCTAACGTGAAGAGAGGCCCTTGGTCTCCTGAAGAAGACGCCACCCTCAAAAACTATGTTCAGAGCCATGGCACAGGTGGTAACTGGATCGCTTTGCCCCTTAAAGCTG GCCTTAAGAGATGTGGCAAGAGTTGCCGATTACGATGGCTTAATTATCTCAGACCAGACATCAAACATGGAGGTTTTACCGAAGAGGAAGACAACATTATATGCTCTCTTTATAGTCAAATGGGAAGCAG GTGGTCTTTGATAGCTTCTCAACTCCCTGGAAGAACCGACaatgatgtgaaaaactattGGAACACTAAGttaaagaagaagctacttgcaGGGAAATCAAGCTTTAATGTGGACAACAATGGCGGATTATTAAATGCTAACAACAACAATATCCCAACTCAACCACTGCCTTACAATCTTGATTACTCAACTACTTCACTGCCGATTTTTTCTGATGTTAGCTATGGATTCTCTGTCAGTAATAGTAGTACTTCACAAAACATGGGTTTAGACCCAGTCATGCAGTTTTCAACTCCAGACACGATCACCAATCTGTCACAATCAGGTCCGAATTTGGACAACAGTCACAACAACATCGTTGTTGTCTCCTCCTCTCAAGAAGGATCCGCCTTGTCGGATTCTACTG GTCCAAGCTTTGAGTTCTCCCATGGTGATTTAAAGACTAGCCAAGGACTGAATCAAAGTGTTGCTACTAACCCTTATTGA
- the LOC107929872 gene encoding transcription factor MYB36 isoform X1 → MGRAPCCDKANVKRGPWSPEEDATLKNYVQSHGTGGNWIALPLKAGLKRCGKSCRLRWLNYLRPDIKHGGFTEEEDNIICSLYSQMGSRWSLIASQLPGRTDNDVKNYWNTKLKKKLLAGKSSFNVDNNGGLLNANNNNIPTQPLPYNLDYSTTSLPIFSDVSYGFSVSNSSTSQNMGLDPVMQFSTPDTITNLSQSGPNLDNSHNNIVVVSSSQEGSALSDSTGNGYGEDTGSIILMDDQQFSYEFPYEFVNGVLAGPSFEFSHGDLKTSQGLNQSVATNPY, encoded by the exons ATGGGGAGAGCTCCATGCTGTGACAAAGCTAACGTGAAGAGAGGCCCTTGGTCTCCTGAAGAAGACGCCACCCTCAAAAACTATGTTCAGAGCCATGGCACAGGTGGTAACTGGATCGCTTTGCCCCTTAAAGCTG GCCTTAAGAGATGTGGCAAGAGTTGCCGATTACGATGGCTTAATTATCTCAGACCAGACATCAAACATGGAGGTTTTACCGAAGAGGAAGACAACATTATATGCTCTCTTTATAGTCAAATGGGAAGCAG GTGGTCTTTGATAGCTTCTCAACTCCCTGGAAGAACCGACaatgatgtgaaaaactattGGAACACTAAGttaaagaagaagctacttgcaGGGAAATCAAGCTTTAATGTGGACAACAATGGCGGATTATTAAATGCTAACAACAACAATATCCCAACTCAACCACTGCCTTACAATCTTGATTACTCAACTACTTCACTGCCGATTTTTTCTGATGTTAGCTATGGATTCTCTGTCAGTAATAGTAGTACTTCACAAAACATGGGTTTAGACCCAGTCATGCAGTTTTCAACTCCAGACACGATCACCAATCTGTCACAATCAGGTCCGAATTTGGACAACAGTCACAACAACATCGTTGTTGTCTCCTCCTCTCAAGAAGGATCCGCCTTGTCGGATTCTACTGGTAATGGATATGGTGAAGATACGGGGAGTATTATTTTGATGGATGATCAACAGTTCAGCTATGAGTTCCCTTATGAATTCGTCAATGGCGTCCTTGCAGGTCCAAGCTTTGAGTTCTCCCATGGTGATTTAAAGACTAGCCAAGGACTGAATCAAAGTGTTGCTACTAACCCTTATTGA